The following coding sequences lie in one Mesorhizobium sp. DCY119 genomic window:
- a CDS encoding carbohydrate ABC transporter permease, whose protein sequence is MLVLFALYYLMPLFAMVTTSLKSLEEIRTGSLISLPRQITFDAWRTAWSSACTGIQCEGLRPFFWNSLLMTVPAVIISTVIGAINGYVFAHWRFRGANLFFALMLLGCFIPFQVVILPMARMLGLMGLAGTLPGLILVHVIYGVAFTTLFFRNYYITVPRELVRAAKIDGAGFFRIFWSIFLPLSLPIIVVTIIWQFTQIWNDFLFGISFSQSGSQPVTVALNNIVNSTTGVKEYNVDMAAAIIAALPTLLVYIVAGKYFIRGLTAGSVKG, encoded by the coding sequence ATGCTTGTGCTGTTTGCGCTGTATTACCTCATGCCGCTTTTTGCCATGGTCACCACTTCGCTCAAGAGCCTCGAGGAAATTCGAACCGGCAGTCTCATTTCGCTGCCACGGCAGATTACCTTTGACGCGTGGAGGACCGCCTGGTCGAGTGCCTGCACAGGCATACAGTGCGAAGGACTGCGGCCGTTCTTCTGGAACTCGTTGCTGATGACGGTACCAGCCGTGATCATTTCAACCGTGATAGGGGCGATCAACGGCTATGTCTTCGCACATTGGCGCTTCCGCGGCGCCAACCTGTTCTTCGCACTCATGCTGCTGGGCTGCTTCATTCCGTTCCAGGTCGTAATCCTGCCGATGGCGCGGATGCTGGGCCTGATGGGACTCGCTGGCACTCTCCCAGGATTGATCCTTGTGCATGTGATCTACGGCGTCGCCTTCACGACGCTGTTTTTCCGGAACTACTATATTACCGTCCCGCGCGAGTTGGTTCGTGCAGCCAAGATCGATGGCGCCGGTTTCTTCCGTATCTTCTGGTCGATCTTTCTACCGCTGTCGCTGCCGATCATCGTTGTCACCATCATCTGGCAGTTTACCCAGATCTGGAACGACTTCCTGTTCGGCATATCGTTCAGCCAATCGGGTTCGCAGCCGGTTACTGTTGCTCTGAACAACATCGTCAATTCGACGACCGGGGTTAAGGAATATAACGTCGACATGGCCGCGGCGATCATCGCGGCTCTTCCAACACTTCTCGTCTACATCGTCGCCGGCAAGTATTTCATACGCGGTCTGACCGCGGGTTCCGTCAAGGGGTAA
- a CDS encoding sugar ABC transporter permease, producing the protein MADWLERHVPKIIVAPTFAAVLVFVYGFIGWTAWVSLTRSRLLPNYEFDGFIQYERLFEAARWYTAMNNLYIFGALFIVLSMIIGLGLAILLDQRIRAEGVLRTIYLYPMALSMIVTGIAWKWILNPGLGLESMVKGWGFESFSFNWLVDPKMAIFTVVLAAVWQASGFVMALFLAGLRSVDEEIIKAAQVDGIPTWRIYTAIIIPSMTPIFLSAFIVLVHLAIKSFDLIIALTGGGPGYATDMPATYMYTMAFSRGNLGQAASSAVVMMMVVFAIIVPYLYSELRAKYD; encoded by the coding sequence ATGGCCGACTGGCTCGAACGGCACGTGCCGAAGATCATTGTCGCACCGACCTTTGCAGCGGTTTTGGTGTTCGTTTACGGCTTCATCGGCTGGACGGCCTGGGTGTCGCTTACGCGGTCGCGGTTGCTGCCGAACTACGAATTCGACGGGTTCATCCAATATGAAAGGCTGTTCGAGGCCGCGCGTTGGTACACGGCAATGAACAACCTCTACATCTTCGGTGCGCTGTTCATTGTGCTGTCAATGATCATCGGCCTGGGATTGGCGATCTTGCTGGACCAGCGCATACGCGCCGAGGGCGTGCTGCGAACCATCTATCTCTACCCGATGGCGCTGTCGATGATCGTCACCGGCATCGCCTGGAAATGGATACTGAACCCCGGCCTCGGTCTGGAGTCGATGGTGAAGGGGTGGGGCTTCGAAAGCTTCTCCTTCAACTGGCTCGTCGACCCGAAGATGGCCATCTTCACCGTTGTCCTGGCCGCAGTCTGGCAGGCCTCGGGTTTCGTAATGGCGCTGTTTCTGGCAGGTCTCCGTTCGGTGGATGAGGAGATCATCAAGGCGGCGCAGGTCGACGGCATTCCGACCTGGCGTATCTACACCGCCATCATCATCCCTTCGATGACGCCAATCTTTCTGTCGGCCTTCATCGTGCTGGTCCACCTGGCGATCAAGAGCTTCGACCTGATCATCGCGTTGACCGGGGGCGGCCCAGGCTATGCCACGGATATGCCTGCTACCTATATGTACACGATGGCCTTCTCGCGCGGCAACCTCGGCCAGGCAGCATCGTCCGCTGTGGTCATGATGATGGTCGTCTTCGCGATCATCGTACCATACCTCTATTCAGAGCTCAGGGCCAAATATGACTGA
- a CDS encoding ABC transporter substrate-binding protein → MKHLTASAVLVAAVLTGGSVAAEPQAEVLHWWTSGGEAKSVALLQEEFAGRGGTWIDMPVAGGGGDAAMTALRARVLARNPPTAVQLKGPAIQEWYEEGALADISGVAEEQHWADVLPESIAAHMKCDGHWCAAPVNVHRVDFIWANAAILEQNGIKMPTTWEEFNAAAEKLKAAGVTPLAHGGQAWQDATVFETVVLGIGGSAFYRKALVDLDPETLTSDTMKAVFDEMRILRGFVDSNFSGRDWNLATAMVMNGEAAFQIMGDWAKGEFLAAGKKPGKDFLCAPTPGQGFLYNVDSFAMFNVEGEDKKQGQNLLAELIVGPSFQETFNLNKGSIPVRTDVSLDKFDMCAHLSAGDMAAAAKSGSLLPSYAHGMALRGAQAGAITDVVTAHFNSDMTSEDAVKMLAEAIANSM, encoded by the coding sequence ATGAAACACCTCACCGCGTCGGCGGTCCTGGTCGCGGCTGTGTTGACGGGCGGCTCCGTCGCAGCAGAGCCTCAGGCCGAAGTCCTGCACTGGTGGACGTCGGGCGGTGAAGCGAAGTCGGTTGCCTTGCTCCAGGAGGAATTTGCGGGCCGTGGCGGCACCTGGATCGACATGCCCGTTGCCGGTGGCGGCGGCGACGCAGCGATGACCGCGCTGAGGGCGCGGGTCCTGGCTCGGAATCCGCCGACGGCCGTGCAACTGAAGGGCCCGGCAATCCAGGAATGGTACGAGGAGGGTGCGCTCGCCGACATCTCGGGCGTCGCTGAGGAGCAGCATTGGGCCGATGTCCTGCCGGAATCGATCGCCGCGCATATGAAGTGTGACGGCCACTGGTGCGCAGCTCCGGTCAATGTGCACCGGGTAGACTTTATCTGGGCCAATGCCGCTATCCTGGAGCAGAACGGCATCAAAATGCCGACGACCTGGGAGGAATTCAATGCGGCGGCCGAGAAGCTGAAGGCCGCCGGCGTTACCCCCTTGGCTCACGGCGGCCAGGCTTGGCAGGACGCCACCGTGTTCGAGACGGTGGTGCTGGGGATAGGTGGATCGGCCTTCTACCGGAAGGCGCTGGTCGATCTGGACCCTGAAACGCTGACCTCGGACACGATGAAAGCCGTGTTCGATGAAATGAGAATCTTGCGCGGTTTTGTCGACAGCAATTTTTCAGGACGCGACTGGAACCTTGCCACCGCGATGGTGATGAACGGCGAAGCTGCCTTCCAGATCATGGGTGATTGGGCCAAGGGCGAGTTCCTTGCTGCCGGCAAGAAACCGGGCAAGGATTTCCTGTGCGCGCCTACGCCCGGTCAGGGGTTTCTCTACAACGTCGACAGTTTTGCAATGTTCAATGTCGAGGGCGAGGACAAGAAGCAGGGACAGAACCTTCTGGCAGAGCTGATCGTCGGCCCGTCCTTCCAGGAAACGTTCAACCTGAACAAGGGATCGATCCCGGTTCGAACCGACGTTAGCCTCGACAAGTTCGACATGTGCGCACATCTCTCGGCCGGGGATATGGCTGCTGCCGCGAAAAGCGGCTCCCTGCTTCCCTCCTATGCCCACGGCATGGCCTTGCGTGGCGCTCAGGCTGGGGCGATCACAGATGTTGTCACGGCTCATTTCAATTCGGACATGACGTCGGAAGACGCGGTGAAGATGCTGGCCGAGGCGATCGCCAACTCGATGTAA
- a CDS encoding response regulator transcription factor, translated as MAIPRLLVVDDDVDMRDMMVVFLQKHGFIALPAASESDIRSELDKGRIDLILLDVMLGQENGVGICERLRSEQELPIILVSALSADQHLMAGYAVGADDYVPKPFNPDLLLARVRAVLRRTRRSPSLAYRRATGTWRFAGWLYDSKRDEIYSPAGYQIMLSRRETRLLKVLLANAHVPLTRDEIAAALDVTGDGNINSEAQGRAIDVLVGRLRSKIESNPKHPQLLRTERGVGYIFGVDVERMDS; from the coding sequence ATGGCGATCCCAAGGCTTTTGGTTGTCGACGACGATGTCGATATGCGCGACATGATGGTGGTGTTTCTGCAGAAGCATGGCTTCATCGCGCTGCCTGCGGCCTCCGAATCAGACATCCGTTCAGAACTCGACAAGGGTCGCATCGACTTGATTCTGCTCGACGTGATGCTGGGGCAGGAGAACGGCGTGGGAATTTGCGAGCGGCTGCGCAGCGAACAGGAACTGCCTATTATCCTGGTTTCGGCGCTGTCGGCCGACCAGCATCTCATGGCCGGCTATGCCGTCGGCGCAGACGACTATGTGCCCAAGCCCTTCAATCCGGACTTGCTGCTGGCCCGCGTGCGAGCGGTTCTGCGCCGGACCCGCCGCAGTCCCTCATTGGCATACCGCCGCGCGACAGGAACGTGGCGCTTTGCCGGCTGGCTCTATGACAGCAAGCGCGATGAAATCTACTCGCCGGCCGGCTATCAGATAATGCTGTCGCGCCGTGAGACCCGCCTGTTGAAGGTGCTTCTGGCAAATGCGCATGTTCCCCTCACCCGCGACGAGATCGCCGCAGCGCTCGACGTAACAGGCGACGGCAATATCAATTCCGAGGCACAAGGCCGGGCGATCGACGTGCTGGTCGGGCGGCTGCGCTCAAAGATCGAAAGCAATCCGAAGCATCCCCAGTTGCTGCGGACCGAGCGCGGTGTCGGCTATATCTTCGGCGTCGATGTCGAGCGCATGGACAGCTAA
- a CDS encoding HAMP domain-containing sensor histidine kinase, which produces MLWTVAAFASGLLAGVLWYESHGAWKRHLAGAFATGFRLFAALQDGQSSVDGITIKALGPADAAIADKGNFASVSGVPQPSLVTVVTIREPVPVDVSRRIISLAIISPEIRYPVADLEVRENLPPAEKLAVITKLLATYCSDSLVLAKNAQGNWFRLQGGAVWSCAAAPRDFRLVAAFIAVLSLAAILTSVADTSQKFRSFAEALRSRRRVGGPDSYVEHGPAELREIVSAVNSYMEKERAHLFKRAEVLSGVSHDLGAPATRLRLRAALIVDDELRRRLDADIDQMIGMIESVLAFTRSELSDEEPRRLSLTALIEALVADYQDLDRPVELETHQPEVIETAASVFMSSKGHRTLPDERRLLVIARPMSLQRAIVNLVENALKYGRRATVRLNATSAMATIEVEDEGGRICLGDIEKLVAPFQRGRNSVMTEGFGLGLTIASTIAEQHGGGLQFEQGDKGLRVKLTIQRG; this is translated from the coding sequence ATGCTGTGGACCGTAGCGGCCTTTGCATCAGGCCTTTTGGCCGGTGTTCTATGGTACGAGTCGCATGGGGCGTGGAAACGCCACCTTGCCGGCGCTTTCGCCACGGGCTTTCGCCTCTTTGCAGCATTGCAGGATGGCCAATCCAGTGTTGACGGCATCACCATCAAGGCGCTGGGACCTGCCGATGCGGCCATAGCGGACAAGGGAAACTTCGCCAGCGTCAGCGGTGTGCCTCAACCTTCGCTGGTGACGGTCGTTACCATTCGCGAGCCGGTGCCTGTCGATGTTTCCAGGCGAATTATCTCACTGGCTATCATTTCGCCTGAAATACGCTATCCGGTGGCCGATCTGGAGGTACGCGAAAATCTGCCCCCAGCTGAAAAGCTGGCTGTCATCACCAAACTCCTTGCCACCTACTGCAGCGACTCCCTTGTGCTCGCGAAAAACGCCCAAGGAAACTGGTTCCGCCTCCAGGGAGGCGCGGTCTGGAGTTGCGCCGCTGCGCCGCGCGACTTCCGATTGGTTGCCGCCTTCATCGCGGTGCTTAGCCTCGCTGCCATCCTCACCAGTGTCGCAGATACGTCGCAGAAGTTTCGCTCTTTCGCTGAAGCATTGCGAAGCCGCCGCCGGGTCGGTGGCCCGGACAGCTATGTCGAGCATGGTCCGGCGGAGCTGCGCGAGATCGTAAGTGCCGTCAATTCATACATGGAAAAGGAACGTGCGCATCTGTTCAAGCGGGCCGAGGTGCTTTCCGGTGTCAGTCACGACTTGGGCGCCCCTGCCACGCGTCTGCGGTTGCGCGCCGCCTTGATCGTTGACGACGAGCTGCGGCGGCGGCTCGATGCAGACATCGACCAGATGATCGGTATGATCGAGAGCGTGTTGGCCTTCACACGGTCCGAGTTGAGCGATGAGGAACCACGCCGGCTATCTCTGACCGCACTCATCGAGGCGCTGGTCGCCGACTATCAGGATCTTGACCGTCCTGTTGAGTTGGAAACGCATCAGCCCGAGGTTATCGAAACAGCGGCATCGGTGTTCATGTCGAGCAAGGGCCACAGAACGCTCCCCGACGAACGTCGTCTCCTCGTCATCGCCCGGCCGATGTCCCTGCAGAGGGCTATCGTCAACCTTGTCGAGAATGCACTGAAATACGGACGTCGTGCGACAGTCCGGCTTAATGCAACATCAGCCATGGCCACGATCGAAGTCGAGGACGAGGGTGGCAGGATTTGCCTTGGGGATATCGAAAAGCTCGTGGCTCCATTCCAGCGCGGCCGAAACAGCGTCATGACGGAAGGCTTCGGGCTGGGCCTGACCATTGCCTCGACTATCGCCGAGCAGCATGGCGGGGGGTTGCAGTTTGAACAGGGCGATAAGGGGTTGCGCGTAAAGCTGACCATCCAGCGTGGATGA
- a CDS encoding multidrug efflux RND transporter permease subunit produces the protein MISKFFIERPVLANVIAILTLVVGIVSLFALPVAQYPNVVPPTVSVTTRYPGASARTVIDTVALPIEQQVNGVEGMIYMQSFAASDGSYNLTVTFAIGTDLDQAQVLVQNRVSAALASLPQAVQVQGVVVQKKSTAILEIVTLTSPEGKYDSLFLSNYATIRLKDELARLPGVGNINVFGAGQYSMRVWLDPEKMRARGLTAQDVIQALGQQSEQVTAGQVGAPPAPDNQSFQYTIEVQSRLDDPEQFGAVVVKTGTAGDLTRVRDVGRVELGAQTYGQFFTVDDQPAAGMAIFLSPGANALDVAGRVEARMKELAGEFPQGMAYSIPFNTTIFVSQAIHEVYKTLIEAAVLVLIVILVFLQDWRAMLVPATTVPVTIIGAFAAMAALGFSVNLSTLFAIVLAIGIVVDDAIVVVEGASHNLERGMSSHDAAIAAMKTLFGPIIGITLVLMAVFLPASFLQGLTGEIYAQFALVIAATALISAINAATLKPTQCALWLRPPVPPDQRNFFYRGFNAIYQCMENGYARLIGAMVRHSAIMGVIALLIIGAAGYGMSRVATGFIPIEDQGYLLASVQLPDGAALGRTQETLKQISKIAKATPGVDQVVTIAGISALDNNSSLANAGVAYIILKDWSLRGKGEDLASLYATLNASLSDMADGRVLVLPPPPIQGIGNAAGFTMQVELRDGSFDLAKLQGSANAMVKTAETQSGIQRVSATFRANVPQYTVNIDREKVQNLGLTTDAVFQTLAGYLGSSYVSQFNKFGRVFQIYVQGDSQFRRSPEDIGSLTVRNQNGDMIPLGTLLTVTPSIGPSLISLYNLYPSASIIGVQASDFSSGQAIKLMEEIAADTLPSGTGFEWTALSFQEKLVTDQIYLVFALALLLVYLVLAGQYESWFAPIAVLLAAPLSLIGPVLVLNGIGIANNLYVQIGLILLIALSAKNAILIVEVARDLRAAGTPIVEAAIEAARNRFRPILMTSFAFILGVAPLVVATGAGASARRSIGITVFSGMIASTCLAILFVPSLFVILQRFEEWRARRNKREVSSVTPS, from the coding sequence ATGATCTCCAAGTTCTTCATCGAGCGGCCCGTCCTGGCAAACGTCATTGCCATCCTCACGCTCGTCGTCGGCATCGTCTCGCTCTTTGCCTTGCCGGTCGCGCAATATCCGAACGTGGTGCCGCCGACCGTTTCGGTGACCACCCGCTATCCGGGCGCGAGCGCCCGCACCGTCATCGACACGGTGGCGCTGCCGATCGAGCAGCAGGTCAACGGCGTCGAAGGCATGATCTACATGCAGTCCTTTGCCGCCTCGGATGGCAGCTACAATCTTACAGTCACCTTCGCCATCGGCACGGATCTCGATCAGGCGCAGGTGCTGGTGCAGAACCGCGTGTCTGCCGCCCTGGCCAGTCTGCCACAGGCCGTGCAGGTGCAGGGCGTTGTCGTGCAGAAGAAATCGACCGCGATCCTCGAGATCGTGACGCTGACTTCGCCGGAGGGCAAATATGACAGCCTCTTTCTCAGCAATTACGCAACCATACGCCTGAAGGACGAGCTTGCCCGGTTGCCCGGTGTCGGCAACATCAACGTGTTCGGCGCTGGGCAGTATTCCATGCGCGTCTGGCTCGATCCCGAGAAGATGAGGGCGCGCGGCCTGACCGCTCAGGACGTGATCCAGGCGCTGGGGCAGCAAAGCGAGCAGGTCACCGCGGGCCAGGTTGGTGCGCCGCCCGCGCCCGACAACCAGTCCTTCCAGTACACGATCGAAGTGCAGAGCCGGCTCGACGATCCGGAACAGTTCGGTGCTGTGGTCGTCAAGACCGGCACTGCCGGCGACCTGACACGCGTGCGCGACGTCGGCCGTGTCGAGCTCGGCGCCCAGACTTACGGCCAGTTCTTCACGGTCGATGACCAGCCGGCGGCGGGCATGGCCATTTTCCTGTCACCGGGCGCCAATGCGCTCGACGTTGCCGGAAGGGTCGAGGCCAGGATGAAGGAACTGGCGGGCGAGTTTCCCCAGGGCATGGCGTATTCGATCCCCTTCAACACCACGATCTTCGTCAGCCAGGCGATTCACGAGGTCTACAAGACGCTGATCGAAGCGGCCGTGCTGGTGCTCATCGTCATCCTCGTTTTCCTGCAGGATTGGCGGGCGATGCTGGTGCCGGCAACGACCGTGCCGGTGACGATCATCGGCGCGTTCGCGGCGATGGCAGCGCTCGGCTTCTCCGTCAATCTTTCGACGCTCTTCGCCATCGTGCTCGCAATAGGCATCGTCGTCGACGATGCCATCGTCGTGGTTGAGGGTGCCAGCCACAATTTGGAGCGCGGCATGTCGAGCCATGACGCGGCGATTGCGGCCATGAAAACGCTATTCGGGCCGATCATCGGCATCACGCTCGTTTTGATGGCGGTGTTCCTGCCGGCGTCATTCCTGCAAGGGCTCACAGGCGAAATCTACGCGCAGTTCGCGCTGGTGATTGCGGCGACTGCTCTGATAAGCGCCATCAATGCGGCGACGCTGAAGCCGACCCAGTGCGCACTCTGGCTCAGGCCTCCAGTGCCACCGGACCAGCGCAACTTCTTTTATCGTGGCTTCAACGCCATCTACCAGTGCATGGAGAATGGCTACGCCCGATTGATCGGCGCCATGGTGCGGCACAGCGCCATAATGGGCGTGATCGCGCTCCTCATCATCGGCGCGGCCGGCTATGGCATGTCGCGGGTCGCAACGGGCTTCATACCGATCGAAGACCAGGGCTATCTGCTCGCCTCCGTGCAGTTACCCGATGGCGCAGCACTGGGTCGTACCCAGGAGACGTTGAAGCAGATTTCGAAGATCGCCAAGGCGACCCCCGGCGTCGACCAGGTCGTGACGATCGCCGGCATCTCGGCTCTCGACAACAACTCCTCGCTTGCCAATGCCGGCGTTGCCTACATCATCCTCAAGGACTGGAGCCTGCGCGGCAAGGGCGAGGATCTTGCCTCGCTCTACGCCACGCTCAACGCAAGCCTTTCCGACATGGCGGACGGGCGTGTTCTGGTGCTGCCGCCGCCGCCGATCCAGGGCATCGGCAACGCCGCCGGCTTCACCATGCAGGTCGAGCTTCGCGACGGCAGCTTCGACCTTGCCAAGCTACAGGGTTCAGCCAATGCCATGGTGAAGACGGCGGAAACGCAGTCGGGTATCCAGCGCGTATCGGCCACCTTCCGCGCCAACGTTCCGCAATACACCGTCAATATTGACCGCGAGAAAGTGCAGAATCTCGGGCTGACCACGGACGCGGTCTTCCAGACGCTCGCCGGCTATCTCGGTTCCAGCTATGTCAGCCAGTTCAACAAATTCGGGCGCGTGTTCCAGATCTACGTGCAGGGCGATTCACAGTTCCGCCGGTCACCCGAGGATATCGGCAGCCTGACGGTGCGCAACCAGAACGGCGACATGATCCCACTCGGGACCTTGCTGACTGTCACGCCGAGCATTGGTCCCTCGCTCATCAGTCTCTACAATCTTTACCCTTCAGCGTCGATCATCGGCGTGCAGGCATCTGATTTCTCGTCAGGCCAGGCGATAAAGCTGATGGAGGAGATTGCAGCTGACACTTTGCCAAGCGGCACCGGCTTCGAGTGGACCGCGCTGTCTTTCCAGGAGAAACTCGTCACAGACCAGATCTATCTGGTGTTCGCTCTGGCGCTTCTGCTCGTCTATCTCGTTCTTGCAGGCCAGTATGAGAGCTGGTTCGCGCCGATCGCAGTCCTGCTCGCCGCGCCATTGTCACTGATAGGTCCGGTTCTGGTCCTCAATGGCATCGGCATAGCCAATAATCTCTATGTCCAGATCGGCTTGATCCTGCTCATTGCCTTGTCGGCCAAGAATGCGATCCTGATTGTCGAAGTCGCTCGTGACTTGCGCGCGGCCGGAACACCCATCGTGGAAGCGGCAATCGAGGCGGCGCGCAACCGCTTCCGGCCCATCCTGATGACGTCCTTCGCCTTCATCCTTGGCGTCGCACCTCTGGTGGTGGCGACGGGCGCCGGCGCCAGCGCCCGCAGGTCGATCGGCATCACGGTCTTTTCCGGCATGATAGCCTCGACCTGCCTTGCCATTCTCTTCGTGCCCTCGCTGTTCGTGATCCTTCAGCGCTTCGAGGAATGGCGCGCGCGCAGGAATAAGCGGGAGGTCAGCAGCGTGACGCCAAGCTGA